In Armatimonadota bacterium, the genomic stretch TCGACCGACGACAGCTTGCGCGCGGCGATGAGGCGGCCGGCCTCGGCGGCGGTCAGGAGCAGTTCATTCGACACCGCGGCTACTCCACCACCCGCGGGACGCGAAAGGTGTCGCCCGCCCGCTGCGGCGCGTTATCGAGGGCTTCCTCGACCGGCAGCGACGGTCGCACCTCGTCGGCGCGCAAGACGTTATGCATGGGGATGACGTGGGAGGTCGGCTCGACGCCGGAGGTGTCCAGCTCGCCGAGCTGCTCGAAAAACCCCATGATATCGTTGAGCTGGGTAGTCAATCGCTGGCGCTCGTCGGCGGTGAGCTTCAGCCGCGAGAGCAGGGCGATATGCTCGATTTCCTGTTGGCTGAGGCGCAAAGTCCCGTCTCCTATCCCGTGTTGGTGGCGCAGGCGTCCTCGCCTGCGTGGACGTGGAGCACAATCGCCCCCGGCTGTGTCCACGGGCGAGGCGCCCATGCTCCGTATAAGCCCTACTTGCTTCGGCGAGGGGCGCTCGATGTCCTGCGCCGCGCCGTCCGACCCCGGCTCATGCCAGGATTCGCGTCGGCCCTATGGAACCGTTCATGCCGATGGGAGCATCTACACAGTGTCCAAGCGCCTTGGATATTCGGGTATGCGCGAGGAGACCGATTCACAACTGGTGGCGCGTGCGCGCGACGGCGATCTGTCGGCCTTCGAGGCGATAGTTGATCGCCACCGCGCGGCGCTGGTGGCGCTGGCGGCGGGCCGGCTCGGCTCGCTGGCGGATGCGGAGGATGTGGCGCAGGATGCTTTCGTCCGCGCGTTCTTCCGCCTGCACCAACTGCGCGATCCGCAAGCGCTGCTGCCGTGGCTGCGCCGTCTCACCGAGCGCCTGGCGCTCATGCGGCGGCGCCGTCGCCGCGAAGACCTGGTGGCGCCCGAACGGCTTGAGCAGATGCGCAGGGATCACATGGGCCCGGGCCGGCCGGATGACGATGGTCGCATCGCGGAACTGCTGCAACAACTGCCGACGGCGATGCGGCAAACGGTTACGCTGACCTACTTGGCCGGCTACACCTGCGCGGAGACCGCGGCGCTACTGGGCATTCGTGCGGGAACGGTCAAGAGCCGCCTCAGCCGGGCGCGCGCGACTCTCAAGGAGGCATTCACGATGGCACGCAAGAATCTTAGCGAAGGCAAGCCCGAGGACGAGTTCACGCAGCAGACGATCGAACGCCTGATGGCCGAGGCGCGGCGGCTGCTGGAGCAGGGGGATATTGATGCGGCCGGCGAGCGCGCCGGCGAGGTGGTGGGAATGCAAGTCAGGGCGCGGTTCGACTCAGGGGATGACTCCAGCGTCAAGATCGACAAAGAGGCGGTGCGCATCTACGCGTTGCCTCGCAAGGAGCAGCGCAGGAAGGATTGCGAGGCGAATGCTGCACAATACGGCTATCGCCTGCAGGACCTCGACTGGGAAGTGGCCGACGTTGACATGATGAGCGGTACGCTCGGCAAGCCGACAGGCAAAGGCAAAGACTGGTGGGGAATGCCGCACAGTCGGATGCGCCTCAGGATCATGGACGCGCGCGACATTTGCCGGCGCTTACGATGCTCGCCGGTGACGCTGCTCGAGTGGGTGCAAAGCGGGCTTCCCATACTGCGCTGCTGGCCCTTCGCGCGCTTCGACCTCGACCGCGTTAGGCAGTGGCTGAAGGATAAGAGGATCACGGACTGGCCGAAGGAAACGGATTACGACCTTGACATGCCGATACGTGTCATCTTCAAGGCGCTCCATCGGCGCGACCTAACCCCAGAACAGGCTGAGGAGGTCATCACCGACTTGGGCTGGGGCGTCTGGGGTTAGGCACGCGAACCAAACCGTTGGGATGACCGGCCTGACAGGGCCGCACGCCGCGGTGGGCGAATCCGCTGCTCATGCCAGCCCAGGGAGCGCCAAGGTTGCCCTTCGTAGGGGCGGTTCGCGAGCCGCCCCTACATGTGGCTGACTCCCAGGCCGTTGACGAGCCCCGCCACCGCCCCGCCATCTTCTCCCTTGGCACCGGCACCCGGTCGTGGGAGGAGTTCGTCGGGGTACTCATGGCCTACGGGATCGAAGCCGTCGCCGACGTCCGCAGCCTCCCAGCCAGCCGACGCTTCCCCCATTTCCAGCGCGACGAAATGCAGCAGCGCCTGCCCCAGGCCGGCATCGAGTACCATTACCTGGGTCGCGATCTCGGTGGGTACCGCAAGGGCGGGTATGAGGCGCACACGCTGACCGACGAATTCGCCCGCGGCGTGGACGAACTGGAATCCCTTGCCCGCGCCCATCGCACCGCCTTCTTCTGCGCCGAGCGGGCGCCCTGGGAATGCCACCGCCGCTACATCGGCGCCGAGCTCGCCGCGCGCGGTTGGCATGTCATCCACATAGTTGACGCCGGGCGCACCTGGGAGCCTAGCGGCTGAGGCAGCCCGCGCAGGCCCACCCCGGCGCCGCGGTTGACAACTCCGGCGGGAGTGGTAGTATAGTAGTATATCGTGCGCAGTCTGGATGATGGGCTCATCCAGTCCGCGGCTGATGCCGGTGGACTGCTCCGATAGATAGCAGCGTAGAGCATCGTTCCACGCCGCAGGTCGCCGCTGGCGGCCGGCAATCGCTCCCTCACGGAAGATCGGGCGGGCCGGCCCGGCGCGCGATGGTCCTGATGAGCCCGTCGGTGTTTGAGTTTGACCGTAAGGGGCGTCTTTTTGCCGAGAAGAGAGGTCTTGTGCGGGCCTTCACAAAATAGGTGTACGCTGGTGAAGGGCCGCGGCGCGCGGGAAAGCAAGGAGCTAGCACATGGCTGAGAGGCAACAGCGCAGCATAGACGCGGCCACCCAGAGCGCGCTGGAGCGTGCGGCCGAGCAGGGCATCGAGACCGCCTGGGACCGCTGGGATGCGATGCAGCCCCAATGCGGATTCGGGGGCCTGGGGCTGTGTTGCCGCCACTGCACCATGGGGCCTTGCCGCATAGACCCCTTCGGCCTGGGCCCGTCGGTGGGGGTGTGCGGCGCCTCCGCCGACACCATCGCCGCCCGCCACCTGGCGCGCATGATCGCCTCCGGCGTCGCCGCCCACTCCGACCACGGCCGCGACGTCGCCCATACCATGCTGCTGATGGCGAAAGGCGAGGCCAAGGACTATCAGATCAAGCGCGAGAGCAAGCTGCGCGAGGTCGCGACCTACTTCGGAATCGAGGGCGCCGACGCCAAGGAGCCGATGGCGCTTGCCCGCGAGGTGGCAGAGCTGGCCTACGCCCAGTTCGGCCAGCAGGAGGGGGAGCTGGTACCCTTGCGCCGCGCGCCGAAGAAGCGCCAGCAACTGTGGCGCAAGCTCGGCCTGTGGCCGCGCGGGGTGGACCGCGAGGTGGTCGAGATCATGCACCGCACCCACATGGGCGTGGACAACGACTACCGCAACCTCGTCATGGCCGGCATCCGCACCGCCCTCGCCGACGGCTGGGGCGGCTCCATGATCGGCACCGACTTCGAGGACATTATGCTCGGCTGCCCGACCCCCATCCGCGCCAAGGTCAACCTGGGCGTGCTCGCCGAGGACAAGGTCAACATCGTCGTCCACGGCCACGAGCCGATGCTGTCGGAGATGATCGTCGAGGCCAGCCGCGACCCCGAGCTGCTCAAGCTCGCGCAGGAGAAAGGCGCCCAGGGCATCCAGCTTTCCGGCATCTGCTGCACCGCCAACGAGATCCTCATGCGCCAGGGCGTCCCCTCCGCCGGCAATTTCCTCCAGCAGGAGGTGGCGATCACCACCGGCGCCGTGGAAGCCATGATCGTGGACGTGCAGTGCCTGATGCCGTCGCTGGACGAGGTTACGCGCTGCTTCCATACCAAGCTCATCACCACCTCGCCCAAGGCCAAGTTCCCCGGCGTCCAGCACGTCGAGTTCGAGGAACGGCGCGCGCTGGAGGTGGCGAAGGAGATCGTGCGCATCGCCATCGACAACTTCCCTCACCGCAAGCCTGAACTGGTGCACATCCCGCAGGAGACGATGGACCTGGTGGCGGGATTCACGGCGGAGTACGTGTTCGAGATGCTGGGCGGGCGCTTCCGCCCCTCCTACCGGCCGCTCAACGACGCCATCATCGCCGGGCGCATCCGCGGGGTGGCGGGGGTCGTCGGCTGCTGCAACCCCAACGTGCTCAACGAGAGCTGCCACATTGCCATGGTCAAGGAGCTGCTGCGCAACGACGTGCTGGTGGTGCAAACTGGCTGCTCCGCGACTGCGTGCGCCAAGTTCGGGCTGCTGCAGCCGGAAGCGGCCGCCGAGTACGCGGGCAAGGGCCTGCAGGAGGTATGCGAGGCCGTGGGCATGCCGCCGGTGCTGCACCTTGGCGCATGCGTGGACAACAGCCGCATCCTCATCGCTTGCTGCGAGATGGTCAAGGAAGGCGGCCTGGGTGAGGACCTCAGCGACCTGCCGGTGGCCGGCGCCGCCCCCGAATGGATGAGCGAGAAAGCGGTGTCCATCGGCATGTACGTCGTCGGCTCGGGCATCTTCACCGTCTTCGGCAAGCCACTGCCGGTGCTGGGGTCGCGCGCGCTGACCGAGTTCCTGTGCGGGCCCGAGCTGGAGGACCTGGTGGGCGCGCGCTGGGCCTTCGAGGAGGACCCGATCAAGGCCGCCGCCCTGATGATGGATCACATTGACCGCAAGCGCGCGGCGCTCAAGCTGCGCCCGATGATGTACCCGACGGAGCGCGACCAGCGGCTGGCGGCGGTGGCGGCGTAGGGGGCGATCTCCTGATCGCCCCGCTCAACTCAACCCGCGAGCGGGGATGGAACCCCGCCTGCACGAGTCGAGGTCATGGCCAAGGAAGAACGACGAATCCACGTTGACAACGCCCGCTGCATGGCGTGCCGGGCGTGCGAGATCGCGTGCGCCCTGCGCCATTCCGAGTCGGGGGAGCTGGCGCAGGCGATCACGGAGCGGCCGCTGGCGCATTCATGCGTGGTGGTGCGCTCGAGCAAGGGCAAGAACTCGCCGGTGCAGTGTATGCAGTGCGCGCGCCCCAAGTGTGTCGAGGTGTGCGCGCCGGGGGCGCTGTGGAAGGACGAGAAGACGACGCTGGTGGTGCTAGACCAGTCCAAGTGCACCGGGTGTGGATTATGCGTCGAGGCCTGTCCCTTCGACACCATCTTCGTGGACGAGGAGCGCGGGATCGCCTACAAGTGCGATCTCTGCGGCGGCCGGCCGGCGTGCGTTCCGGCCTGCCCGACCGAGGCGCGCTTCTTCGGCACGCGCGAGGAGTTCCGCTCGCGCGAAAAGGTGGGCAGCAGCAAGTAGGCAGCGGCAATCATCCGCAGCTTACGCGGATCACAAGTTTCACGTGAGGAGGGTGCGTCAAGTGCTCAGCGACCTGAAGATTGCGCAGCAAGCCGAAATCAAACCGATCGTCGAGATTGCCCACGCCCTGGGGCTGGGCGAGGACGACCTCGACCCCTACGGCCGCTGGAAGGCCAAGGTACATCTCGACGTCCGCGACCGCGTGCGGGGCAACGGCAACGGCAAGTACATAGACGTCACCGCCATCACCCCCACCCCGCTGGGGGAGGGCAAGACCGTCACCACCATCGGCCTGTCGCAGGCGCTGGGGCACCTCGGCAAGCGCGTCCTCACCTGCATCCGCCAGCCGTCCCTGGGCCCCGTCTTCGGCATCAAGGGCGGCGCCGCCGGCGGCGGCTACTCCCAGGTCATCCCCATGGAGGACTTCAACCTCCACCTTACCGGCGACATCCACGCCGTCGGCATCGCCAACAACCTCCTCGCCGCCATGATTGACGCCCACCTCAAGCACGGCAACCAGCTCGGCATCGAACCGCGATCCATCTCCTGGCGGCGCGTGATTGACCTCAACGACAAGTGGGCGGTCTACAACATCGTGTCCGGTCTCGGCGGCGATAACCGCGTGCCCCGCGAGACCGGCTTCGACATTACCGTCGCCTCCGAGGTCATGGCCATCCTGGCGCTGGCGACCGACCTCCAGGACCTGCGGCAGCGTCTGGGGCGCATCATCGTCGCCCAGACCCATGACGGCGACCCCGTTACCGCCGAGGACCTCAAGACCGCGGGCGCCATGTGCGTCCTGCTCAAGGACGCCCTCATGCCCAACCTCATGCAGACGCTGGAGCACACCCCGGTCTTCGTCCACGCCGGGCCGTTCGCCAACATCGCCCAGGGCAACTCCTCCATCATCGCCGATCAGCTCGGGATCAAGCTCGCCGACTACCTGGTGACCGAGTCCGGCTTCGGCGCCGACTGCGGGATGGAGAAGTTCTTCAACATCAAGTGCCGCGCCAGCGGGCTGGCGCCCGACTGCGTGGTCATCGTCGCGACCGTACGCGCGCTCAAGATGCACGGCGGTCTGGGCCGGGTCGTCGCCGGCAAGGCGCTGCCGCCGGAGCTGGTGACCGAGAACCTGCCGGCGCTGGAGAAGGGCTGCGCGAACCTGGTCAAGCATATCGAGAACGCGCGCCGGTTCGGGGTGCCGGTGGTGGTGGCGGTCAACCGCTTCACCCAGGACACCGCGGCCGAGATCAAGCTCATCCAAGACCAGGCGGTCGCCGCCGGCGCTGAGGGCGCCTACCAGTCCGACGTGTGGGCCAAGGGCGGCGAAGGCGGCGTCGAACTCGCCGAGGCGGTGATCGCGGCGTGCGAGAAGCCGAGCGATTTCAAGTTCCTCTACGACCTCGACCTGCCGATCAAGCAGAAGATCGAGACCATCGCCACCCGCATCTACGGCGCCGACGGGGTGGACTTCGCGCCGCTGGCGGAACGTAAGATCGAGATGTTCACGCGTTGGGGGCTGGACCGGCTGCCCAT encodes the following:
- a CDS encoding RNA polymerase sigma factor, which produces MREETDSQLVARARDGDLSAFEAIVDRHRAALVALAAGRLGSLADAEDVAQDAFVRAFFRLHQLRDPQALLPWLRRLTERLALMRRRRRREDLVAPERLEQMRRDHMGPGRPDDDGRIAELLQQLPTAMRQTVTLTYLAGYTCAETAALLGIRAGTVKSRLSRARATLKEAFTMARKNLSEGKPEDEFTQQTIERLMAEARRLLEQGDIDAAGERAGEVVGMQVRARFDSGDDSSVKIDKEAVRIYALPRKEQRRKDCEANAAQYGYRLQDLDWEVADVDMMSGTLGKPTGKGKDWWGMPHSRMRLRIMDARDICRRLRCSPVTLLEWVQSGLPILRCWPFARFDLDRVRQWLKDKRITDWPKETDYDLDMPIRVIFKALHRRDLTPEQAEEVITDLGWGVWG
- a CDS encoding 4Fe-4S dicluster domain-containing protein; the protein is MAKEERRIHVDNARCMACRACEIACALRHSESGELAQAITERPLAHSCVVVRSSKGKNSPVQCMQCARPKCVEVCAPGALWKDEKTTLVVLDQSKCTGCGLCVEACPFDTIFVDEERGIAYKCDLCGGRPACVPACPTEARFFGTREEFRSREKVGSSK
- a CDS encoding formate--tetrahydrofolate ligase; its protein translation is MRQVLSDLKIAQQAEIKPIVEIAHALGLGEDDLDPYGRWKAKVHLDVRDRVRGNGNGKYIDVTAITPTPLGEGKTVTTIGLSQALGHLGKRVLTCIRQPSLGPVFGIKGGAAGGGYSQVIPMEDFNLHLTGDIHAVGIANNLLAAMIDAHLKHGNQLGIEPRSISWRRVIDLNDKWAVYNIVSGLGGDNRVPRETGFDITVASEVMAILALATDLQDLRQRLGRIIVAQTHDGDPVTAEDLKTAGAMCVLLKDALMPNLMQTLEHTPVFVHAGPFANIAQGNSSIIADQLGIKLADYLVTESGFGADCGMEKFFNIKCRASGLAPDCVVIVATVRALKMHGGLGRVVAGKALPPELVTENLPALEKGCANLVKHIENARRFGVPVVVAVNRFTQDTAAEIKLIQDQAVAAGAEGAYQSDVWAKGGEGGVELAEAVIAACEKPSDFKFLYDLDLPIKQKIETIATRIYGADGVDFAPLAERKIEMFTRWGLDRLPICMAKTHLSLSHDPALKGRPQGFRIPIRDVRPSAGAGFLYPLLGEMSTMPGLPSRPAAVDVDIDDDGRVLGLF
- the cooS gene encoding anaerobic carbon-monoxide dehydrogenase catalytic subunit translates to MAERQQRSIDAATQSALERAAEQGIETAWDRWDAMQPQCGFGGLGLCCRHCTMGPCRIDPFGLGPSVGVCGASADTIAARHLARMIASGVAAHSDHGRDVAHTMLLMAKGEAKDYQIKRESKLREVATYFGIEGADAKEPMALAREVAELAYAQFGQQEGELVPLRRAPKKRQQLWRKLGLWPRGVDREVVEIMHRTHMGVDNDYRNLVMAGIRTALADGWGGSMIGTDFEDIMLGCPTPIRAKVNLGVLAEDKVNIVVHGHEPMLSEMIVEASRDPELLKLAQEKGAQGIQLSGICCTANEILMRQGVPSAGNFLQQEVAITTGAVEAMIVDVQCLMPSLDEVTRCFHTKLITTSPKAKFPGVQHVEFEERRALEVAKEIVRIAIDNFPHRKPELVHIPQETMDLVAGFTAEYVFEMLGGRFRPSYRPLNDAIIAGRIRGVAGVVGCCNPNVLNESCHIAMVKELLRNDVLVVQTGCSATACAKFGLLQPEAAAEYAGKGLQEVCEAVGMPPVLHLGACVDNSRILIACCEMVKEGGLGEDLSDLPVAGAAPEWMSEKAVSIGMYVVGSGIFTVFGKPLPVLGSRALTEFLCGPELEDLVGARWAFEEDPIKAAALMMDHIDRKRAALKLRPMMYPTERDQRLAAVAA
- a CDS encoding DUF488 domain-containing protein; protein product: MPFVGAVREPPLHVADSQAVDEPRHRPAIFSLGTGTRSWEEFVGVLMAYGIEAVADVRSLPASRRFPHFQRDEMQQRLPQAGIEYHYLGRDLGGYRKGGYEAHTLTDEFARGVDELESLARAHRTAFFCAERAPWECHRRYIGAELAARGWHVIHIVDAGRTWEPSG
- the gatC gene encoding Asp-tRNA(Asn)/Glu-tRNA(Gln) amidotransferase subunit GatC — its product is MRLSQQEIEHIALLSRLKLTADERQRLTTQLNDIMGFFEQLGELDTSGVEPTSHVIPMHNVLRADEVRPSLPVEEALDNAPQRAGDTFRVPRVVE